A region of the Salmo trutta chromosome 40, fSalTru1.1, whole genome shotgun sequence genome:
TCCAGCTCTGTGGTACACTCATGTTCATTATCATCACTAGCCGTGCCTGAGGAGTGGGCATggttacagcagcagcaacaacaacagtccAGGAAGGCCCTGCCTAGCGGGCGACATAATAACAGGAGCAACACAGGCGTCACTGCCGCCCGGCAGAACAACAACAGCTGTGACAGGAGGTGTAAGACCGCCATGGTCCGCTCCGGCACGCCCGCCGCCATGTATGCCGATACGATGTTACAGATGTTCTCCGGGACCACGCAGGCGCCGTAGACGATGGCGAGCGCCACGACGGTACAGTTCATCTGACTTTCTAGGCGTATCTGCTTCTTGTTGCCGCGGACGCAGGCCTGCTCGGCGCGGCGGATCTTGCGGGCGGTGACGAGGGAACAGCCGATGGTGAAGAGCGTAGGGAGGCAGAAGTAACAGCCGAAGCACCACCAGAGCCGCGCACCCTCGTAGGTTAGACCCAGGATGTAGAGTGTATCTGGGAGCGATGTCGAGATGCGCACCACGCAGCGCTCCGTTGGGGGGTCATCCGGGAGGGCGGGGTCCTCGGTGACCAGCTGGCGGATCAAGAGCTCAGGGAGAGCCAATAGGAGAGCTCCGATCCAGATGACGGCGAGCTTGGCTGTAGTGGAGGTGCAGTTCTCGATCATCTCGTAATACATCTGGACATTGGTGGCTGCGCGGAACCGGTCTATGCACAGGGCGCACAGGGTGAACGTGGTCACACCTAGAGATGCCACCTGGGGACAAATACAGGGAGAAATGGTTAATGGTTTATCACAAAGACAAGTGGTTCATCAGAATGTTGACTCATCTGACAGTGTACACCAAATAGTCCTTTTTCATTTTACTTTCACAAAGATGACAACACAATTCATAGAAATCTGACAGAGGATTGTACTGAGTCTTTCCTTGAATTGAAAGAACGCATTAAAAATATGCCAAATTGTAAGCCTTTCAAAGCTTAGAAAACAACTCATTCAGAACCAAGTCTCTGCTATGCCTTGGTTCGAGTCTAAAAGACTGAGGCACAGCAAGGAACCTGGAACGTATCCCTCTCCATCTGGAATCACTTTGACTGTAGTTACTACAGGGAAAACTAACTGTagccagacccagctgctatggTCTGTATGGTCCTGCTCTGTGATTACTGCTGCTGCAGTTTACTACTTAAACAGTAAAGCTGTGGAGCTTTCTCTCCCTCACCCACTCCCTCTTCTCGTTacctcactctccttctctctctctttctctctctgccctctctcatgcattctctctcttgttctccctcctctctctctctctctccttccccactccctctcccctctctcttcctctcttcttctctctatctGTTAATTAGACTAGTGTTTCCCAGACTTCCCTGGGAGGCCACAGAGGCTACAGCCTTCTAAACAGTAACATCCTGCAGAGATCGAGATAGAGAGGAGAACCACACATGGACTATGGATCTCTGCCAAAGCAGCTACTGTTCTAATGAAGTAGAGCCAAAAGAAAACAACACTGGGTCAGCCATTAGAGAGACGTATGAAAGGAGAGTAAATACCTGCATGCTATTGTACAGTATGCGCCGGTAGACTTCAAAGAGATGTGGCAGTGTGTAGGTATTTCTAATCCTTTTATGAGACATTTTGTTACCTTGCACCTGGTATATACTCCTGTACACTTCAAGGACCATAACATAATTTTTTTCTGTTAATATTAAAACAGTAAAACTGGCAACAAAAAAACCAGTTGGTGAAACACTGATTTAACCAAAAACTTGGTTTATATCTTGTAAACAAGATCCCTCTTCCGTGGTGACTAATGATGACCTTCAGCCTGTGCTGGTCATACAGTGTGATTGGTTGCTTTAATTACAGCTAGAGAGGTCTTCCTGCTTCCTGAACAACCACGCACCATCGCATCTGTGTGCCAAGTGACTGCCTTCGAGCCCTACTCTGCTTTGTACACTCACACAGGTGCCAAAATGGTGAATATTTCATAGCCTGAACACTGTGTTGGAGACAAGTCAAACTAAACACTGTCCCACAGACTGGGTGAATTCTTTGATCAGATCTcacagagcaggagagagagagggggcagaatAGGACAAGCCCAGTTTTGTACAGATTTATAGATCAAAGATATGGGCATGGGACAATGGCAATGGTGCTGGAGCTACTGTGGAGCTAATGTTGCTTATctgaaagctgtgtgtgtgtttgtgtgtgtgtgtatgcgctaGCCTAATTATTCATACAACGGCCTGACATCTTTATAATGATTAACAGGCCAATTTGGCAGACCTGACCCCTGTCATGTCTGCCTTGTCTGTGGCCATGCTCACAGTCTGTACAGCACCATTGTCTGTCCTAGTTACTTATATTGTACAGCAGGTAATAGTGAAATTTCCCCTGTTGCTAGTTTAATAATGGCCCACGAATTCCCTGATTAAGCTCCTCTGAGCAGTTGCCTTCAAAACCCATGTTATTGATTGGAGTTTAATGGCGACTGAGTGACTGGGGGCCCCACGGCGGGCGGCCATGTTGGATCTTGAGCGGCTGTCATGGTAATGACTCTCATCTATTGATAAATGGTGCAATactcacaaatgcacacacacacacacacacacacacacacacacacacacacacacacacactgagcgcaTTAATAAGCTGAAGACAAAAGCTATTAAAGTTCTGTTCTGTTACAGGCTGACTGCGTctgaccctccctctctccctccttccccagaCCATAACTCCAACAGGAGAAGCCTAGGCCCTGGCTGCCACTCTGCCACGGGGGATCATCAGTCTCTCTGTACAGTCAGGGAATGGATCATCACAGAGACAAGCTAGCAGACAGGGCTAAATGTGGACCTGAGCACTCTTATGACTCCATGACGTAGCCTCTGAACTGTAACACTGATTTAATGTTCGCTGTTTTAGCTCTATGTGTGATACGGTTAGCCTAGGTTACTGTTGAGATGAAGCTCATGGTAAATGTCTATTACCAAGTGGACATTAcagttctattctattccatttgGTTCTACACTGGCTGTGCATACACATGATTCACACAGTTATAAATAAGTCAATATTTAATTTCTGCTTCTATAATAATTGTGTTAATTTTGTTTGATTCTCTCTGGGTTGTGATGTTGTTTATCTCTAAGGTCATCCTCTAGCTAACAAATAGCCTGAATGGGATAATTATTACCCATCATCTACAAATACTAATTATATACACTGAATCATTAACATAAATTCCAATGAACTATCATGTATGTGCCCATCAGACAGCATGAGTAATGGAGGGACAGATAATGTGCTGTTGGATGAAGTGCATATGTGGGAGTGTGTATGAGagtccttttatttatttaactaggcaagtcagttgagaacaaattcttatttacaatgacagcctaggaacagtaggttaactgcctgttcaggggcagagcaaCAGATGTGTAGCttctcagctcagggatttgaacttgcaaactttcggttactagtccaacgctctaaccactaggctacccgtcctTCCCCTAACCACAGTGAGCACGTGCAGAGAGGATCACTGTGAGTAACGATCAGTGGAGGGCAGGCCATCCCACCCATCTGGAATCTCAGTACGCCCTgctaccgtgtgtgtgtgagagaggttctgcgcgtgtgtgtgtgtgtgagagagagagagagagagcgagaaagagtgcCTAGGTGTGTGTGAGATTTAGTGTGTGTTTGAGATTCTGTGCATGTGTGTCCATAAGTGAGAGAGATTgagcctgtgtatgtgtgtgtgattgagccTGTGCAAGTGAGCGCCCACATACATGGGTGTCAGGGTGATGAATGTCTAGCTATTAACACCAATCCCAGCACAATGCAGTCCTCCACCTCCGACCTCAATGGCTCCCAGTAGAACGTCTATTCCCTGCAGCAGACTGGGATGAGTTTATCTCACTGCAGACAGCAGCACCTcagcctcccagtctctctctgtctgagagtGGACAAAGCTGCTGGAGAGAACCCCATCTATGCCTATCTGAGCCTCACTGTTCACACTGAACTTATAGAAGCAATATCTTTACTATTCACTACTGGCTGTTGATATAGGCTACGCTGCAGACATTAGCCAGGGATGTGATTCACATAACAGCACTCATGACACACAAGGGCCTCTTCCACTCAACAAATAGCCTGAATGGGATAATTATCACCAAGCCCAAACCGGACGCGCGCGTCCGCATGCGCCATCatgcgcaaattgattttgtccccccacaccaaacgcgatcacgacacgcaggttgaaatatcaaaacaaactctgaaccaattatattaactTGGGGAAAGGtcaaaaaagcattaaacatttatggcaatttagctagatgaaatgcaca
Encoded here:
- the LOC115180299 gene encoding prosaposin receptor GPR37-like isoform X2, translating into MHMSYLSERMATCELEKQRGVIMGLTPQQHTGPLTQPSEKVPKSQFTTALAPGDTLQVASLGVTTFTLCALCIDRFRAATNVQMYYEMIENCTSTTAKLAVIWIGALLLALPELLIRQLVTEDPALPDDPPTERCVVRISTSLPDTLYILGLTYEGARLWWCFGCYFCLPTLFTIGCSLVTARKIRRAEQACVRGNKKQIRLESQMNCTVVALAIVYGACVVPENICNIVSAYMAAGVPERTMAVLHLLSQLLLFCRAAVTPVLLLLLCRPLGRAFLDCCCCCCCNHAHSSGTASDDNEHECTTELELSPFSTIRRELSNYTPAGSNC